A window of Periplaneta americana isolate PAMFEO1 chromosome 9, P.americana_PAMFEO1_priV1, whole genome shotgun sequence genomic DNA:
TaccaaactatttaaaaaaaattgctccAACGTTTTTAATAATtggtactactttttttttttgtcttaaatgaaatgtttttctttttgtgtttcaTTTCTGTAAAGATAGGTTAAAGATTGAGGTACAGTTTGTTGCTTTCACTAAGAAAAATGGCCATACAACATTTCATGAAATgttctaattataattaattgtggAAGATGTGATGTAAGTAGTTTTCAACAACAGTTTTGAGAAAACGAGCAATAAAATTACAGATTGCTGGCTGAACTGTGTTTGCATGGCATGACATTTCAACGCATAACTTGGTCTACTTTACGGACATCTTAACACAGATATAAAGCTagagttcatattaaattaatataataaaaatgaacattgaattttctcttttttcccctTTGAAGGTGTAACACCTTTATTAAAAAATGGGATGTGatgttttgtttcagtttttaggTCATTAACTTGTAGTAGTGCACCGTAACTGTTATAAATGTTCACGACAATAAATATCACATTACGTTGTTTTGCAAGTtaataatctaaataaataaaattattattattattactgcagtgttaaattaacagtctgtacCCAAAACACTGCACCCCATTTGTtccttaaaaatgtgtttaaaaaaggTTATCTATTCGATCCTTAAGGTTGTCAGTCCAATTTAGAGACACCCTATATAGATACTGTATTACCTCCATTACTTCCCATCCAATTCCTGTGTTATACGAGTACgtatagtacattattttactgaaaaataattttagtcATTTTCTGTATTGGTCATATGCTGTTAGTAATTAAGGTACATTCAAAGGGAGCTCGCCTGCTGGAGTAAACAGTCTTTTATTTCTGCCTATCAGTGTTCAATGATTTGTCCGATATTAAAATTAAGCTTGAAGAGGACAGAACACTTTTGTTGTACcctattttcaacttttaaagtattttatttttcctaaagTTACAGCATACCCTTATCCTGGAGACATAAGCACGGTTCTTTCTTTTTCTACAAGGATTTATTACCATTTTACTCACCCCAAAACACCGACATTATCTTCCATTATTTCTTCTTCAGCAACTTCCTTCTTAACTTCAGGCAAATAGTCTGACTCTGCCTGTAATAAGAACAGTGACAATATATAGGTACATTATCTTCATTCTagcaatcattattattattattattattattattattattattattattattattattattattagttatattaccggttgatctgtatgctgtgaaacttggactctcactttgagagaggaacagagattgagggtttctgagaataagattcttagggaaatatttggggctaaaagggatgaagttacaggagaatggagaaagttacacaacgcagaactgcacgcattgtattcttcacctgacataattaggaacattaaatccagacgtttgagatgggcagggcatgtagcacgtatgggtgaatccagaaatgcatatagagtgttagttgggaggccagagggaaaaagacctttgaggaggccgagacgtagatgggaagataatattaaaatgtatttgaaggaggtgggatatgatggtagagactggattaatcttgcacaggatagggaccaatggcgggcttatgtgagggcggcaatgaatctcagggttccttaaaagccataagtaagtaagtaagtattattattattattattattattattattattattctataaaaatcacatctagtaacaaactatcaCAATTAGTTTCAGAAAGGAACCACTCTGTAAAAACAAAAACGACTTACGTAATGAGTACCGGGGACTAGGAACCTACCAAATATTAAATCACTAATTTCCACTGATTAGCTTCTGAGGagttcaaataaaacaaacaatattCTTTACATAAATATCTTCCTTTTTGGTTCTTTCCTGAGATGGTTCTTTGGACGTTTACATAACCAATACACTAACTCACCTCAGTTTCAGTGTTCACCGCTACAAATATGAAGGGCACTGCAGCTGCTTCCTCCTCCTTCACCttcacctcctcctcctcctcctcctcctcctcctcctccttgaaTTCATTGTGTGATTTAGATTCATTTGCAACTTCTCCAAAAATACTGGACTGTGTTTGTAATCCGTCGACTGCCAAGGGCTCCACTTTTATAACCTCCATCTTGACCTACACACAAGAATTCACAACACTATGAACACAagcatatgtacagtagtggcaaaaaaaaccggaccgacccttgtagctgatttcagagtcttgttcactccagagcacaatagactgataactaagactttcgtggttcgaatcctgcctgggaaggaaacttttttttgttgaataatttcaagggaaaaattgttccggggccgggtatcgatcccgagacctctggttgaacgtaccagcgctctgccaactgagctacccgggaactccacccgacaccatctcaatttttccctttatatctacacaactcgcgtgggctgacgaaacgccagagacccacaacgagtgcacacaatctgtgtgacttggaattgtggttttctgttaacgtacacagtgacttatatattatgcaaatctagtctttcaggtaaagctccctgtaaagcagatttgaataatttcaagggaaaaattgtcccagggctgggtatcgatctcgggacctctggttgaacgtaccagcgctctgccaactgagctacccgggaactccacccgacaccgtctcaatttttccctttatatccacacaactcgcgtgggctgacgaaacgccagagacctacattgagtgcacacaatctctgtgagacttggaattgtggttttctgttaacgtacacaatacttttctattgctggtaaaattcatgttctgggaataataagttaattaagtagtaaaatatcgctgcaatcaaaaagtattgggaataaatttgaataaggaacaaaaaaaaaagtttcctttccaggcaggattcgaaccacaaaagtcttagttaccagtctattgggctctggagtgaacaaggctctgaagtcagctacaagggtcggtccggttttttttgccactactgtatacaaGTACATCCGTGAATAATGAAAATAAGGACCACgtgcaatattttatttgctcAGAATATTACTTATCACCAGAAAGTACATGTAATTCCACTATCAATACAAGCCAAGCCATTTATAACAAAGGACAATATAAACAGAATCACAACAGTAGTACGTGGCCTACTGATATACTCAAAGATCCTACACATGTGCATTGGCCTAGATGTTGAAGCTACAGTATCAGAACCATCTTCAGTTACGGGCCAGAGCATGGATATGTTTGGCAACACTGAGTGGAGGCGAAATAGGGCACAATTTTTGACAGtatagtgctttgatttcgttgtcgtgtacattttcgacattaatttatacaaaagtaCGTGGATATCATCAAAATTCAGAACACTgatgtatgtaatttattacggaatccgaaatgtattttatttgagtttcaggtACCACACAAATACTTACATATAAAGAATGTGCatgaaaataactttaaaaaattaaaagcatacgtgttttttatttatggtgtaagaacaaataaataaatacataaagaaatgttatcttgtacaaaaaataaataattaaataaagctgTAACaatgtgccagagaatcagtcccattccgaggcttattgttaggtttcgtaacaagctgtcttttacggtgatgggttgttaggccTTCGCCctacccccaagctggaggaccacggctgtccacgactgcttattcaatatattcgcagctatcctccatatctggaggccgtcagaatttgtaaaacagttatattaccagttgttctgtattgttgtgaaacttggactctcaccttgagagaggaacagagattaaggatgtttgagaataaggtgc
This region includes:
- the LOC138705737 gene encoding uncharacterized protein isoform X6; this translates as MVKMEVIKVEPLAVDGLQTQSSIFGEVANESKSHNEFKEEEEEEEEEEEVKVKEEEAAAVPFIFVAVNTETEAESDYLPEVKKEVAEEEIMEDNVGVLG
- the LOC138705737 gene encoding uncharacterized protein isoform X4 encodes the protein MVKMEVIKVEPLAVDGLQTQSSIFGEVANESKSHNEFKEEEEEEEEEEEVKVKEEEAAAVPFIFVAVNTETEGCVALSTEHFKQCKRERSEICRRKVTRRDEACKFFQRRQECPEM
- the LOC138705737 gene encoding uncharacterized protein isoform X5, giving the protein MVKMEVIKVEPLAVDGLQTQSSIFGEVANESKSHNEFKEEEEEEEEEEEVKVKEEEAAAVPFIFVAVNTETEAESDYLPEVKKEVAEEEIMEDNVGVLGIHTQR